One genomic region from Yarrowia lipolytica chromosome 1C, complete sequence encodes:
- a CDS encoding uncharacterized protein (Compare to YALI0C15304g, similar to uniprot|Q9D6L8 Mus musculus 2310076N22Rik protein Peptidyl-prolyl cis-trans isomerase) codes for MSVTLHTDAGDIKVEVFCEAVPKAAKNFLALCASGTYDETKIHRNIKTFMVQMGDPTGTGKGGESIWGGKFEDEIKPTLRHNSRGILSMVNSGPNTNGSQFFITYDKHLSLDGNYTVFGKMIDGEDALVKLEGVEVDKKNRPVAPVFIRSVSIHANPFAQ; via the exons ATGTCCGTAACTCTTCATACGGATGCCGGTGATATCAAGGTCGAAGTATTTTGCGAGGCTGTACCGAAGGCTGCAAAA AATTTCCTGGCCCTGTGCGCGTCGGGCACATATGATGAAACAAAGATACACAGGAACATCAAGA CATTCATGGTACAGATGGGTGATCCCACAGGTACAGGCAAAGGCGGGGAGTCGATTTGGGGCGGCAAATTTGAAGACGAAATCAAGCCGACGCTGCGACACAACTCCAGAGGCATACTCTCCATGGTCAACTCCGGCCCCAACACAAATGGAAGCCAGTTCTTTATAACTTACGACAAGCACTTGAGTCTGGATGGCAATTACACTGTGTTTGGGAAAATGATCGATGGTGAGGACGCTCTAGTGAAACTCGAAGGAGTTGAGGTAGACAAAAAGAATCGACCAGTCGCCCCTGTATTCATCAGGAGTGTGAGCATTCACGCGAACCCATTTGCACAATAG